From the Halobacteriovorax sp. GB3 genome, the window CGTCAAATGATTGCGAGCCACTTGTTTGAGCAATGATTGAATTGATTCTTGCTAGTGGTTCGTCGCCAAGAATACACTCTCTAATTCCTGGATTTGACTGGCAGATTTCCTGTGCCACAACAATACCTTTTTCATTTCTTGCCTTAAGCATTCTTTGGCAAATGACGGCCTTGAGAGATTCTGAAACTCTCTTTCGAACTTCATTTTGCTCTTCACTAGGAAACATTGAAATAATTCTGTTAATAGTACTGATAACATTTGTCGTGTGCACAGTTCCAATGACAAGGTGACCTGTTTCAGCAGCTTTGAGTGCCGTAGAAATAGTCTCTTGATCTCTTAGTTCACCAATGAGGATGATATCAGGGTCTTGTCTAAGAGCAGACCTTAGAGCACTTTTAAAGTCGTCTGTATCTTTACCAATTTCTCTTTGAGAGATTCTCGACTTTTTTTGAAAGTGTAGATATTCAATAGGGTCTTCAATGGTAACAATATGTGTTTGTTTATTTTCGTTGATATGATTAATCATAGAGGCAAGAGTCGTGGTTTTTCCTGAACCGGTTGCACCAGTAACGAGAATGAGTCCTCTCTTATAATCGCAAATATCATAGAGACTAGAACTTAGGTTGAGTTCAGCTATTGTAGGAATTTGTGTATTGATAATTCTAAAGATAATCCCATAGCGATCGGCGAATCGAAAAACGTTGTACCTTAGTCGACAGAGCCCTTCAATTTCGTATGCGCCATCCACTTCGTGTATTGTAGTGAGATCGTCATCATTCTTTTTAATAGCACCTATGATATGAGCGATATCTTCAATATCTGAAAGAGAGAATTGTCTGTTAGACTTTACTGGGTAGAGCTCTCCCTTGATTCTTAGCGCAGGTGTTTCCTCGGCACGAATATGAATATCACTGGCCTTGTTATCCATGGCCACTTTAATTAAGCTTGCTAAATGTTCTTTTTTGAATGGCATTGTTTCCTCCGAAGTCTATTTTCGCATTGAAGTGAAAATCAATCAATATGGTCTGGACATGATGCAAAATGTCTAAAAATTAAAAATAGTGTAAGGTAGTTTGGTGAGAGAAAAAATATTAATTATTAGATTTTCAAGCTTTGGGGATATTGTTCAAACAATGTCTGTTTTAAATCCCTTGAGAGCAAAATTTCCTCAGTCTGATGTTCACTGGGTTACAAGAAGTGATATGAGCTCACTTTTAAGTTACAATCCAATGATCGACAAGCTTTGGAGCTTTGATCGAAAGGAAGGGCTTGTCGGCCTTATTAAGCTCTCATTTAAACTAAGAAAAGAAGGGTATCGTTATGTTTATGATGCTCACTCAAATATCCGCTCTAAAATAATGTCTTTAATTTTATGCCCGCCATTTTCTAGAGCACATTTTGTAAGGCGCTCAAAAGATCGTTTAAAGAGAATTCTACTATTTAAATTTAGAAAGAATACCTATGATTGGCCTTATCGTGGAATGCTCTCTTTTTTAAAACCTTTAAAAAGTTGGGGAGTTGAGTTTAGTCGCGATGATCTTTCACAGACATGGAATTTCCGTGAAAAAGAAATTCAAAATGTTAAAGAGAAATTAGGTGAATCACATTTTGTTGAGTATGACTTTATCGCTCTTGCTCCTTCTGCGGCGTGGGAAATGAAAAGGTGGCCACTGGATCATTGGAAAAGCCTTATCAGGTTAATGGAAAATGAGAAATTCGTTGTTCTTGGCGGACCTGGTGATGAGTTTTGCCAAGAATTAGTTGATCTTGCTCCTGGTAGAGTTTTAAATCTTGCTGGGAAACTGAGTTTGATGGAGAGTTCTTTTTTAGTAACTCTCTCTAAGGGCCTTATTTCTGCAGACACAGGGGTTTTACATGTCGCCGATATCCTGGGCGTAAAAGCTTTAGCTCTTATTGGACCAACGGCTTTCGGATTTCCTACAGGATCTCAAATGAAGACATTAGATATTGAGCTACCTTGTCGCCCATGTACTAAAGATGGGCGAGGTAAGTGTGTTCAAGATGTTTATCAAAAATGTATGGTTGATATATCGCCAGAAAGAGTAGCCGCGGAAGCTACTCTCTATCTTCGTTAAGAGATTTTCTCATCTCCCATAGTAGGTGAGAAATAAATGGTCTTCTATCTTCTTTTGTCGAAACCATAAGTAGTTTTGTAATCTTTAAATTATATGGATCAGAGACTAGGAGAATAAGAAGCTCTTGGATATAATTTGTCGATAGCGTTACATAGTTATCTGTACCAACTCCAAGGTTAACACCTTTCTTTTCCCACCATGAAAATGGGTGGTCTTTATAATCAGGGAATGAACCTGTTAACTTCAAGTTTGATGTAGGAAGGGCAACAAGCGATACTTTTTTATGGATCATTCTGTTGAGGACGTCGTGTTGATAGTGCTCAATCTCCCTTGCTGTATGGAATTTGGTTTTTAAAAAGAGAGTTTCCTCTCTCTTATTTAGCGGTTCACCTTTTAAGAGTTTCTCCAGAACTTCTGGCTCATACCAGTCCATATTTTTAAGCTCATTTTCTGTTTGAGAACCCTCTTTAACTGGGCGAGAGGCCTTATTCTCTTCCATGACTCTTTGAAAAAGACGGTGGAAGTAGAAGTTTGGGTTAATCCCTAAACTGAGTCCATGTTCTAATGTGTCGATATGCCAAATATTCATCGCATTATCTACAGACTGAACACCATTTTTAAGGGTCTTCCAAGTTTCACCGTGGTGAGATCGAATGCTAAAACCATTGTATTGAAGCTTTCTTAGACCACTGCGCATTTCACTGAAATGTACTTTTCTATAAAGCTCTTTCTCATCTCCAACGGTATCAACTTCACAAAGGTGATAAGCAAGCTCTGGTCTTTGATCGATAATATCGAGAATTTTATCGACTTGATCCATGAAGTGATCTTTTTTAGAAGAGTAATTCTCTGTATCGTAAAAATTTAATTCCTTTCTAAAACTAGGAGAGAGAATGAAGTCAAAAAATGGTTTCTCTTCTTGAAATTTTTTAAAACCATCATAGAGACC encodes:
- a CDS encoding type IV pilus twitching motility protein PilT yields the protein MPFKKEHLASLIKVAMDNKASDIHIRAEETPALRIKGELYPVKSNRQFSLSDIEDIAHIIGAIKKNDDDLTTIHEVDGAYEIEGLCRLRYNVFRFADRYGIIFRIINTQIPTIAELNLSSSLYDICDYKRGLILVTGATGSGKTTTLASMINHINENKQTHIVTIEDPIEYLHFQKKSRISQREIGKDTDDFKSALRSALRQDPDIILIGELRDQETISTALKAAETGHLVIGTVHTTNVISTINRIISMFPSEEQNEVRKRVSESLKAVICQRMLKARNEKGIVVAQEICQSNPGIRECILGDEPLARINSIIAQTSGSQSFDGHIMSLYQNNIISKQVALESVSSQSDFMQKLIVE
- a CDS encoding glycosyltransferase family 9 protein; the encoded protein is MREKILIIRFSSFGDIVQTMSVLNPLRAKFPQSDVHWVTRSDMSSLLSYNPMIDKLWSFDRKEGLVGLIKLSFKLRKEGYRYVYDAHSNIRSKIMSLILCPPFSRAHFVRRSKDRLKRILLFKFRKNTYDWPYRGMLSFLKPLKSWGVEFSRDDLSQTWNFREKEIQNVKEKLGESHFVEYDFIALAPSAAWEMKRWPLDHWKSLIRLMENEKFVVLGGPGDEFCQELVDLAPGRVLNLAGKLSLMESSFLVTLSKGLISADTGVLHVADILGVKALALIGPTAFGFPTGSQMKTLDIELPCRPCTKDGRGKCVQDVYQKCMVDISPERVAAEATLYLR